GGATGCGTTGCTTTTCTTTATTTAAGACTGTAAATACTCTTTGAATCCACTCCTCAAAGGAAAGGCAGCCTGCTGATATGTAGGAGCTTCCGAGTCTATTCCAGCATTCCTTAGCATTTTCACATTCCACTAGAATATGGAGAATAGATTCATCACTTTTTGAGCACACTTGGCACACACTTGAGCAATCAATTTTCTTAGCAATCAAGCGATCTGCTGTGGGGAGACACTTTGTGCATGCTTGCcagaaaaagtttttaatttttgttggcAACCATAAATTCCACATTGATGTCCATAATTCCCTTGTGTTGCTATCAAGCTCTCCAGCTAATGCCCTGTAACAGCTCTTCACGGTAAAGACACCATTCTCCTCCTTCGGCCAAATCAGTTTATCTTCATTATTCGCCTTTGCCGTAGGGATGCTCAAGATTAATTTAGAATCTCTGTCATTGAATATGTTTGTGATTGTTTCGCTATCCCAACCTTCACCTTGTCCTATAAAAAGGGATGCCACCTTTGCATGCTCAAGATAGGGGTAAGGGAAGGATGTAACTTTCATATTATTATGGTCCGNTAAGGATATATGATCAAAACTCATCATCATCTCCTTAATGTCATGAACAAGAAGATTAAAAGAGGATGTTCCTTTGTTCATATTGATAGCTTGCACTAGTTGTTGGCAGTCAGATTCTACTTCAATAAAATCATATCTTCTACTCtttaaccaactcaaagcctctCTTACTGCCATGGCTTCAGCTTCCTTTGGCTTGAAAATTCCTTTCCACGGCATTATCCTTGCTTCTAAGAAATCTCCATTTGCATCTCTGAGAATAAAACCAAAACCCATTTTTCCTTCAGCTTCTTTTACAGTGGCATCCACATTCAACTTTATCCACCCATGTTGGGGTTTCTTCCATTTCTCCAATCTTTGTTCTTGAATTCTGAATCCCTGTGATGGTTCTTGTGCTCTCTGCCAGTCTGTTATGTAGCTCATAGCAGTTTGGATAATAGTTGCTGGaggaataataatattgttcCACACCTTCTGGTTCCTGGCATACCACAATTTCCAGCAGACTACAAGGAGGATGCGTTGCTTTTCTTTATTTAAGACTGTAAATACTCTTTGAATCCACTCCTCAAAGGAAAGGCAGCCTGCTGATATGTAGGAGCTTCCGAGTCTATTCCAGCATTCCTTAGCATTTTCACATTCCACTAGAATATGGAGAATAGATTCATCACTTTTTGAGCACACTTGGCACACACTTGAGCAATCAATTTTCTTAGCAATCAAGCGATCTGCTGTGGGGAGACACTTTGTGCATGCTTGCcagaaaaagtttttaatttttgttggcAACCATAAATTCCACATTGATGTCCATAATTCCCTTGTGTTGCTATCAAGCTCTCCAGCTAATGCCCTGTAACAGCTCTTCACGGTAAAGACACCATTCTCCTCCTTCGGCCAAATCAGTTTATCTTCATTATTCGCCTTTGCCGTAGGGATGCTCAAGATTAATTTAGAATCTCTGTCATTGAATATGTTTGTGATTGTTTCGCTATCCCAACCTTCACCTTGTCCTATAAAAAGGGATGCCACCTTTGCATGCTCAAGATAGGGGTAAGGGAAGGATGTAACTTTCATATTATTATGGTCCGGCAACCAGTCGTCATACCAAATTCTGATTTTTTCTCCATTTCCCACCCTCCATCTAGAATGTCGTCTTATGACCTCTTGGGTCTCAAGCAGGCTGGACCAAATGAAAGAGGGATTGCTGCATTTTCTGGCTTCAAGGAATGATGAGTTTGGAAAATATCTAGCTTTGTAGAACCTTGCAATCAAGGAATCTGGGTTCTGCAGGATGCGCCATGACTGTTTGCATAACATGGCCATATTAAAATTTCTCAGGTTACGGAACCCCATTCCACCCCATTTCTTTGGCTTACACAGTCCATTCCAGGCTCTCCAGTTAATACCTTTTCGGTCATCACAGCCCCCTTTCCACCAGTAAGTATTCATCGCCCTTTCCATCTCCTTCACAAGTTCTTTGGGTAATAGGAAAACACTCATAGCATAAGATGGGATTGCTTGAATCACAGTTTTTAATAGGACCTCTCGTCCAGCTTTTGAAAGAAATTTATGGTTCCAGCTTCTGATTCTCGCCACAATCTTATTCTTTAGGTATCTTAGAATCTCGCTTTTGTTTCTTCCAATAATTGCTGGTAATCCCAAATAATTTCCTTCATTACCATCTCTGGTCACCGCAAAAATGCTTTTTACCCTGTCCTTCATATCATTGGGAACGTTCTTGCTGAAGTTGATAGCTGATTtgtcaaaatttattaattgccCTGAAGCTGTCGCATAAGTTTCAAGAACTCCTTTCAAGTATTGGCTTTCTGCAATATCAGCCTTGAAGAACATCAAGCAGTCATCGGCAAACATTAAGTGAGAAATTCTAGGCCCTCCTCTAGAAATAGTTAATCCCATTAGCTTTCCTTTGTTTTCTTGATCTTTAAGGAGAATACTCAATCCCTCAGCTACAAGGATAAAAAGGTAAGGCGATAAAGGGTCCCCTTGTCTTAATCCTCTCTCGGGAATCACTGGCCCAATTTTCGTTCCCTCATTCAAAATTGAGTATTTTACAGTAGAAACACATGCTAAGATAAGCTTCACCCAATGTTCACTAAATCCCATTCTAAGCATAATAATCCTCAACAAACCCCATTCTACCCTATCATATGCCTTACTCATGTCTAGTTTTAGAGCTGCATATCCCGTCTTCCCCTGGTTTTTCCTTTTAATGAAATGCTGGACTTCAAAAGCCATCATGACATTATCTGTTATAGCCCTCCCAGGAACGAAAGCACACTGGTTCGCAGAAATAATTGTTGACAGGAGAGGTTTTAATCTATTAGCTAACGCCTTGGCAAGTATTTTGTATGCTACATTGCAAAGTGCAATAGGCCTTAGATCCCCCATACTCtctggttttgtttttttagggATTAAGGTAATCAAGGTGTTATTTAAATCCGTAGGCATAATCCCTGTGGCTAAAAACTCATTGCAGAGATAGACTATATCATTTCCCACAATGTCCCAGAAGTTTTGAAAAAATCCAGGATTCAACCCATCTGGTCCAGGTGATTTATCAGGATGCATGCTAGCAATAGCTGATTTAATCTCTTCGCAGGAGAAGTTGCGAATAAGAGCCTCATTTTGAGCATCAGTTAGCAGCGGTACGATACAATCAGATATAGGATTGAGATTACCTGGGCTGGATTTAAAGAGGACTTCAAAATAGTTTGATATTAACTGTTGTAGCTCTTCTCCACTCTTTATCCATCTCCCATCAGGACCTTTCAACTTGGTGATAGAATTCAGCTGTTTCCTTTTATTCACCGAGTTATGAAAAAATTTCGTATTTGAGTCTCCATCTTTCAACCAAAACACCTTGGCCCTTTGCTTCCAATACAAATCTTGTTGCTCTAGTAACCTTAAATAGCTCCTTTGCGCGTCATTAAACTCTTCTAAGCCCAGTTGATCACTCCTGTGCTTTAAACATTCCATTCTCTTTAGGCGTTGATCACTCCTGTGCTTTAAACATTCCATTCTCTTTAGGCAAAAGtcaatttttggtttcaaatttTTCAGATTTTTCCCCCATCTCCACAATTCCTGTCCGCAGCACTCCATTCGCTCTGTGATGTTTAAACCTCTCGTCCTCGCCCAGCTGTTCTCAATAATATTCCTGCAGTGAGTCTCTTTAATCCATAAATTTTCAAACTTGAACCTTCGGCGACGGCTTACTGACATAGTTGGAATCGGCCATAGCATTAGAGGTATGTGGTCACTGGATGTTGCTGGAATGGATTTTGCTTTGGCTTCACCGAACAACGACCACCAGGAATTCGAGACCAAGACACGATCAAGTTTTTCTTGAATCCAGTTCTCCGTGCCTCTTGACTTCTCCCAGGTAAATTGATGCCCCTCAAAAGGAAAATCTCTTAACCCACTGTGTTCAATTGCTTCTTTAAATCCTTGAATCAACCATTGCAGGTGTGTATGTCGCCCAATCTTTTCTTCCTGCGATAGAAGATCGTTGAAATCTCCCATAAGAGCCCATGGTAATTGACTAAGAGTAGATAGATGTTTTAGCAATTGCCAAGATTCTCTTCTTTTGTGTCTTTCAGGGAAACCATAGAACCCAGTGAAGCGCCAGGTTTGGGTTCCTTCTTCAAGACACACTTCTGCATCAATGTACTGTGAGGAGTAACTTTTGACCTCCACTTTAATTCCTTTTTTCCATAAGACTGCTAGGCCACCACTTCTGCCTGACCTATTCACTGTGAACAAACCATAAAAGCCCAAagcattttttattatttctagCTTATTTTGATTGGCCAACGTTTCCacaagaaaaattaaacttgGCTTCTTAGTGCGGACTATGTCCGTCAGAACTCGAACTGTCGTTGGATTGCCAAGCCCGCGACAGTTCCAGGAGAGGAGACTCATTTGTCTAGGCGGGCTTGCATCGCAAGACCCGCCTCTACCAAGTTTTTTTGGTTCATTGGCTCAACTGCTTCCATGGGCGTAATCACTCCGAAGAATTCTTTGGGCTCATTCCATTTGTCTTCCCGAACTCTGGCCCTTTTAGCCTTGCCGGATATGCTGCTATTCATTTGACCCAGATGAAATGGGCCGAAGTTGTTCGTGTTCATCCCAGGGAGTGCCACCTCTTTCCCTTTCCAACTAGATGGCGCACTATCTGAGTTATTGCCTGCCTGATCCTTCATTTGTGTGTCTCTATTCTGTTTGTCATTTTCCATTTGATCCTCTTTATTTATTGGGCAAGGGGGAGCAGAATATTTGGGATTCTGTGTGGGTGCACTCTGAACTCCCCCAGATTCCGCGTGCTTTTCCTTTTCCGTCTGTTTAGCAGCTTTCCCGGATGCCCTCCACAACTTTCTGTCGGCTGTGGATTCCGGAGCTAGCCACTTCTCTCCGGTCGTGGGAATATTTCGTCGGTTTCCTGCACGTAGTGCCGGGCCAAAGGGTCGCTCCCGCTGTTGAATTTCTCCCTCCAGCATCTTCACACACAATTTCTCACCATGGCCGATCAACCCGCAAAGGAAACAAAAGGTGGGCAATCGTTCATACCGGAATTCTATTGAAAACCATTTTCCGTCgttcttcttcatcctcattCCTTTTCTCAAAGGTTTAGCAACATTTAGGGCTACCCGAATTCTGTAGTAAACTCGTAGTGAaccattgaaatttttttcatcAGTTTTAATGAACTCTCCCAGGAATTTTCCGACCGCGTGCAATACCTCCTCCGCCCGAAAGTCAGTCGGAAGGCCGTGTACCTGGATCCAAAACTCTGCATGGGTTAGAGGAACCCTCTCGGGATCTTCATGTGTCTCTAGTCGCTTGAGAATCAGCAGACTTTGATCGTATGTCCAAGGGCCGTCTTCAATAATACGGGTGATATCCCTTTCATGGAAGAAACGAAAGAGATACAATCTGGGTTGAATCTCCTTCGCANAGATACAATCTGGGTTGAATCTCCTTCGCATTCATTCCCATTACCGGTTGCCATATTGAGGCCATAGTATCCTTGAAGAAAGGAAATTTTATGGACTTCTTAGTAACTAGTCGCCCAACTGCCAGGAACTCTGCTTCTGGTTGCGTTTGACATGAAGCTGCGTCTTCCACCTGTTGCTCGTATTCGTCAAGTTCAGCAAGAGTGAGGTTTGTGATTGCATCAGCAATCGTATCTGATTCCATCAGAACCTCTCTCGGAGGAAAACAAGAAAGTAAAAGCTTTCAAGAATGGATTATGGAAGCTCACGAAAACAGTGAGAGGAAACAGCTCACGAAAACAGTGAGAGGAAACACAAAGCAGACATTTCCTATGCCAACCTAATGATATAATGAGTTTTGAAACttttatctacatattgcatttatgcacttattttagaacactgaatttttgtgatatttgttgcatgcaaagAAGACTCATACTAcagtttatttgtcgattcttatatgttataaatcataatatcataagaaacagatactttgatgaaatatgaagcatgagtagtctgtcaatcaacggttatggacatcgcatttcaacagtttggatgggcATCATTCCAAAAGgccatacactccatttggtaatctgaagtgaaatttagattaataatttagatatatgattcatacattctgatatatttttgtttattgcccTATACCATTATGatgattttaattttgagagcatagaaacaagctcgaaacatgcttatatgcttgaatggtcttacctcaaagttactacccactatcacacaatgctttatgttgtatgttagactcaagctaaggttactaacttctcacaataaTCAAAGACTtgatttatatgtatgaaatattgacaaaaaaaactaggctttagatgtgagttttacttatattgcctgggaatctgaaacattttgaaatttagtgattggtaaaatcaatatgttttacattgaatattgcaaaaggacaaacgtatttaagttgtaactctttgtgtaaggcataACCatacggtgaaaatctattagaaacacatactcctaaattcttaaatagtttgagattgtatgattttcttaatcattcattgatattaattaaaagtcagtgcacctgttatgttattgcagaAGATAGgccattctcttggtctttataacagtacgcgactcatcatcacaagattggcaaatcacattgttgaagtaaGAATAgctaatgggacacatgaaggaaccaaagttcttatccctcgaatgtctcaCACTCTTTCtaatacgagattgcccttcaagttctagcttaaataatttccattgatgcttgcatatgccatgactatcaacaaaatccAGGGCCGAACACTatctcacgttgggttattgctgaaaaaacaaCCAGTTTTTAATCACAATCAATTGTACATgtctttctcccgagtcacccatcctgatagcatggaagtgttaattagttctagacgaggatggacaagattgtgttgctactaccaatcttgtttacaaagagattttcaataatgtgtaaatacaactggtgatattatattttactataactgagttactagagaacgagcatatttgcccaatttataaaaatcttaaacaatgatatataaaatctttaaAGTTCTAGCACATgtgtacatctacacattagctattaattaagcaattatttgctggaattcaaacaaggataacatcagaaaatataatcgatccaaaacatatcttcaattgcactatataatatttgatgttataatttatataattatatatcgatccaaatattcttaatatattataacaaattcattccgtgcatcgcacgagttaaaatactagtattttaaAGAACAATAACCAACACAGAACGATAACCGATATTTTACTCA
This portion of the Ipomoea triloba cultivar NCNSP0323 chromosome 5, ASM357664v1 genome encodes:
- the LOC116020580 gene encoding uncharacterized protein LOC116020580, whose protein sequence is MSLLSWNCRGLGNPTTVRVLTDIVRTKKPSLIFLVETLANQNKLEIIKNALGFYGLFTVNRSGRSGGLAVLWKKGIKVEVKSYSSQYIDAEVCLEEGTQTWRFTGFYGFPERHKRRESWQLLKHLSTLSQLPWALMGDFNDLLSQEEKIGRHTHLQWLIQGFKEAIEHSGLRDFPFEGHQFTWEKSRGTENWIQEKLDRVLVSNSWWSLFGEAKAKSIPATSSDHIPLMLWPIPTMSVSRRRRFKFENLWIKETHCRNIIENSWARTRGLNITERMECCGQELWRWGKNLKNLKPKIDFCLKRMECLKHRSDQRLKRMECLKHRSDQLGLEEFNDAQRSYLRLLEQQDLYWKQRAKVFWLKDGDSNTKFFHNSVNKRKQLNSITKLKGPDGRWIKSGEELQQLISNYFEVLFKSSPGNLNPISDCIVPLLTDAQNEALIRNFSCEEIKSAIASMHPDKSPGPDGLNPGFFQNFWDIVGNDIVYLCNEFLATGIMPTDLNNTLITLIPKKTKPESMGDLRPIALCNVAYKILAKALANRLKPLLSTIISANQCAFVPGRAITDNVMMAFEVQHFIKRKNQGKTGYAALKLDMSKAYDRVEWGLLRIIMLRMGFSEHWVKLILACVSTVKYSILNEGTKIGPVIPERGLRQGDPLSPYLFILVAEGLSILLKDQENKGKLMGLTISRGGPRISHLMFADDCLMFFKADIAESQYLKGVLETYATASGQLINFDKSAINFSKNVPNDMKDRVKSIFAVTRDGNEGNYLGLPAIIGRNKSEILRYLKNKIVARIRSWNHKFLSKAGREVLLKTVIQAIPSYAMSVFLLPKELVKEMERAMNTYWWKGGCDDRKGINWRAWNGLCKPKKWGGMGFRNLRNFNMAMLCKQSWRILQNPDSLIARFYKARYFPNSSFLEARKCSNPSFIWSSLLETQEVIRRHSRWRVGNGEKIRIWYDDWLPDHNNMKVTSFPYPYLEHAKVASLFIGQGEGWDSETITNIFNDRDSKLILSIPTAKANNEDKLIWPKEENGVFTVKSCYRALAGELDSNTRELWTSMWNLWLPTKIKNFFWQACTKCLPTADRLIAKKIDCSSVCQVCSKSDESILHILVECENAKECWNRLGSSYISAGCLSFEEWIQRVFTVLNKEKQRILLVVCWKLWYARNQKVWNNIIIPPATIIQTAMSYITDWQRAQEPSQGFRIQEQRLEKWKKPQHGWIKLNVDATVKEAEGKMGFGFILRDANGDFLEARIMPWKGIFKPKEAEAMAVREALSWLKSRRYDFIEVESDCQQLVQAINMNKGTSSFNLLVHDIKEMMMSFDHISLXDHNNMKVTSFPYPYLEHAKVASLFIGQGEGWDSETITNIFNDRDSKLILSIPTAKANNEDKLIWPKEENGVFTVKSCYRALAGELDSNTRELWTSMWNLWLPTKIKNFFWQACTKCLPTADRLIAKKIDCSSVCQVCSKSDESILHILVECENAKECWNRLGSSYISAGCLSFEEWIQRVFTVLNKEKQRILLVVCWKLWYARNQKVWNNIIIPPATIIQTAMSYITDWQRAQEPSQGFRIQEQRLEKWKKPQHGWIKLNVDATVKEAEGKMGFGFILRDANGDFLEARIMPWKGIFKPKEAEAMAVREALSWLKSRRYDFIEVESDCQQLVQAINMNKGTSSFNLLVHDIKEMMMSFDHIFHDIKEMMMSFDHISLKFVRRSANQTAHSLEFVRRSANQTAHSLARESVSLTDCKEWCLYPPVSLTDCKEWCLYPLDFICNVLYSDLN